One region of Vanessa tameamea isolate UH-Manoa-2023 chromosome 27, ilVanTame1 primary haplotype, whole genome shotgun sequence genomic DNA includes:
- the LOC113392097 gene encoding spherulin-2A-like, whose protein sequence is MHSELIVFLCAIIIIEAKITINLKAGKIKSDVEINYSGYDIDIIGDKEIELFNINKINLKKAIKTKYGMLPRDVFLKSPTPWGDLYKTYNWEQVSRILKVKSAELKESSVKSMVVLAHDFENKSNITIKANAAISHTVENTISTTWSRSKETTVSQDIEYDLNVILAKISGTTSFSFSSSVGKTEEKSETVTIGTTTNVETELQPGQAVTAVLSANRYKLEIEVLYMVTLRGNVAVNFRKEYNGHHFYGPSIESVLTSGGLNTEVTITENIQLGLYTDGSLIVYDKVTGLPV, encoded by the coding sequence atgcaCAGTGAACTCATAGTTTTTTTAtgtgctataataataattgaagcaaaaataacaataaacctaAAAGCAGGAAAAATTAAATCAGacgttgaaataaattattctggTTACGACATAGATATTATAGGTGATAAGGAAATTGAACTCTTCAACattaacaaaatcaatttaaaaaaagccatAAAGACCAAATACGGCATGTTACCACGTGATGTCTTCTTAAAAAGTCCAACTCCATGGggagatttatataaaacgtataaCTGGGAACAAGTATCAAGAATACTAAAAGTAAAATCTGCCGAATTAAAAGAAAGCAGCGTCAAATCAATGGTGGTTCTAGCTCACGACTTCGAAAATAAGTCGAATATTACGATAAAAGCAAACGCGGCAATAAGTCATACAgttgaaaatacaatttcaacGACTTGGTCCAGAAGTAAGGAGACGACAGTGTCCCAAGATATTGAGTACGACTTGAATGTAATTTTAGCTAAAATATCCGGTACGACGAGTTTCTCGTTCAGTTCAAGCGTTGGTAAGACCGAAGAAAAGTCAGAAACTGTTACAATTGGTACAACGACTAATGTGGAAACAGAGTTACAACCAGGACAAGCAGTAACGGCTGTACTCTCAGCGAATAGATATAAGTTGGAAATTGAAGTTTTGTATATGGTAACACTGAGGGGAAATGTTGCAGTGAATTTTAGAAAGGAGTACAACGGTCACCATTTCTATGGGCCGTCGATTGAAAGTGTTTTAACAAGTGGTGGTTTAAATACTGAAGTGACCATTACGGAAAATATTCAATTGGGCCTTTACACTGATGGTTCGTTGATAGTGTATGATAAAGTTACAGGGTTGCCAGTATAA
- the LOC113392096 gene encoding uncharacterized protein LOC113392096: MNLLISFFVYILYYVQCRAEININVKVASNKGGSAVTSNGSDVKLVTEKEVKLYNITDYNLNRGLRIELGKAPDDIFLKDPTTYGNLFSKYKWNEIHRKLYVKSAEIIDIVNESVELKSRNYINNTTRKAKIKVNLHEPVETIISSFWDKNGFHDDIYYNITIDHYKTKLIYKNKWMDNNFKTKKSIFGMSNVGFINIAPGYTVTTKLTAKRTVILVKVIYTSSLIGSLVINYAHVYGKYHFYAPNISKIMKAAKLNNEIIITEAIEIKCYTDPVIDVIDNTTGKKMPMIFIDKRFHQQKPKKSQLSIINKKKRQ, encoded by the coding sequence atgaatttattaatttctttttttgtttatatactgtattatgtacaatgtcgagctgaaattaatataaacgtaaaagTTGCCTCAAATAAAGGTGGTAGTGCAGTGACGTCTAATGGCTCTGATGTGAAATTAGTGACTGAAAAGGAAGTAAAGTTATACAATATTACTGATTATAATTTGAACAGAGGTTTAAGAATCGAACTCGGTAAAGCGCCTGATGATATATTCCTTAAAGATCCAACTACTTATGGCAATTTATTCTCGAAATATAAATGGAACGAAATACATAGAAAATTGTATGTTAAAAGTGCCGAAATTATCGACATTGTGAACGAGAGTGTTGAATTAAAATCtcgtaattacataaataatacaactaGAAAAGCAAAAATCAAAGTCAATTTGCACGAGCCAGTGGAAACAATAATTTCCTCTTTTTGGGATAAAAATGGATTCCACGACGACATATACTACAATATAACAATAgatcattataaaacaaaattaatttacaaaaataaatggatGGATAATAATTTCAAGACAAAGAAATCAATTTTCGGAATGAGTAATgttggttttataaatattgcacCAGGTTACACAGTTACGACTAAACTAACCGCTAAAAGAACTGTCATTCTCGTTAAAGTGATATACACTTCTAGTCTAATTGGAAGTTTGGTCATTAATTATGCACATGTATAtggaaaatatcatttttacgCACCAAAcatatcaaaaataatgaaaGCTGCTAAACTGAATAATGAAATCATTATAACTGAggctattgaaataaaatgttatacagATCCAGTTATAGATGTAATTGATAACACCACAGGAAAAAAGATGCctatgatatttattgataaacgaTTCCATCAACAGAAGCCGAAAAAATCacaattaagtattataaataaaaagaagcgacaataa